From the Arthrobacter sp. PM3 genome, one window contains:
- a CDS encoding SDR family oxidoreductase: MSIVVTGATGQLGRLVIEALLKRNVPADQIVAAGRSTEKLADFAARGVQVRAMDYDDAASVAAALKGADKVLLISSSTVGRRVAQHRTVIEAAKAEGVDLLAYTSIANADTTGMKLADEHLATEALLKESGVPFALLRNGWYLENYTDQLPGTLAQGALAGSAGDGKVSAATRADYAEAAAAVLTADNQAGKVYELGGDEAFTLADLAGSISAAASRPVSYQDLPASDYAELLAGFGVPRDFAGILADSDLGIARGDLHVTTAHLSSLIGRPTTAMPDAVRTAVSLL; this comes from the coding sequence ATGAGCATCGTCGTCACCGGAGCAACCGGCCAGCTGGGCCGGCTCGTCATCGAGGCCCTCCTGAAGCGCAACGTCCCCGCGGACCAGATCGTGGCCGCGGGGCGTTCCACGGAGAAGCTGGCCGACTTCGCCGCCCGCGGGGTCCAGGTCCGGGCCATGGACTACGACGACGCCGCATCGGTTGCCGCGGCGCTGAAGGGCGCGGACAAGGTGCTGCTGATTTCCTCCAGCACCGTCGGCCGGCGGGTGGCTCAGCACCGGACCGTGATCGAGGCCGCGAAGGCCGAGGGCGTGGACCTGCTTGCCTACACGAGCATCGCCAACGCGGACACCACGGGCATGAAACTGGCCGACGAGCACCTGGCCACCGAGGCCCTCCTCAAGGAATCCGGCGTCCCGTTCGCCCTTCTGCGCAACGGCTGGTACCTGGAGAACTACACGGACCAGCTGCCGGGCACGCTGGCGCAGGGCGCCCTGGCCGGCAGCGCCGGCGACGGCAAAGTCAGCGCAGCCACCCGGGCCGACTACGCCGAGGCGGCCGCCGCCGTGCTCACGGCCGATAACCAGGCCGGCAAGGTCTATGAACTCGGCGGCGACGAGGCGTTCACCCTGGCCGACCTGGCCGGGAGCATCAGCGCCGCCGCAAGCCGGCCCGTCAGCTACCAGGACCTCCCCGCCTCGGACTACGCCGAGCTGCTGGCAGGCTTCGGCGTACCCCGGGATTTCGCGGGCATCCTGGCGGACTCGGACCTGGGGATTGCCCGCGGCGATCTGCACGTCACCACCGCCCACCTCAGCAGCCTGATCGGCAGGCCCACCACAGCAATGCCCGACGCCGTCCGGACTGCCGTGTCGCTGCTCTAG
- a CDS encoding DUF4397 domain-containing protein, with the protein MRKTLSAAAGAMTLLAALALAAPAQAGGWHHRDEGTAKLSVLHGVPGLTVDVWVDGKLTLDNFTPGTLAGPLNVPDGDHKLAITGADATSADNPAIGPVTVDLEAGRNYTAVAHLAADGTPTASLFTNDTSPSPDGKGKLTVRHVAAAPAVDVLAGGTAVIEGLTNPHQKTLTLKAGTVSASVAAAGTTDPLIGPADVKITEGKNTIVYAWGSLADNNLGVAVQVVDSSSHVDGSHGE; encoded by the coding sequence ATGCGCAAGACACTCTCTGCTGCCGCCGGAGCAATGACGTTGCTGGCAGCACTGGCACTGGCCGCCCCGGCCCAGGCCGGCGGCTGGCACCACCGCGATGAGGGAACGGCAAAACTATCGGTCCTCCACGGCGTCCCGGGCCTCACCGTGGACGTTTGGGTCGACGGCAAGCTCACCCTGGACAACTTCACTCCGGGCACCTTGGCCGGGCCGTTGAACGTTCCCGACGGTGACCACAAGCTAGCCATTACCGGTGCCGATGCCACGAGCGCCGACAACCCCGCGATCGGCCCGGTCACAGTCGACCTCGAAGCGGGCCGGAACTACACGGCGGTCGCTCATCTGGCCGCCGACGGCACTCCCACGGCGTCGCTGTTCACCAACGACACCTCGCCCAGCCCGGATGGCAAGGGCAAGCTGACCGTCCGCCACGTCGCCGCAGCCCCCGCCGTGGATGTCCTGGCCGGCGGGACCGCAGTCATTGAGGGACTCACCAACCCGCATCAAAAGACACTTACCCTCAAGGCCGGAACCGTCTCCGCCTCGGTCGCAGCGGCCGGAACCACAGACCCGCTGATCGGCCCCGCCGACGTCAAGATCACCGAGGGGAAGAACACCATCGTCTACGCCTGGGGAAGCCTCGCCGACAACAACCTCGGAGTCGCCGTACAGGTCGTGGACTCCTCATCGCACGTAGACGGGAGCCACGGCGAGTAG
- a CDS encoding antibiotic biosynthesis monooxygenase family protein, producing the protein MEVADVSVYTLGIWLVHPGRENDFIQAWRDLARKTREDFPHAKAVLMHDRDVRNRFISTGPWESLEQVEQWRASDVFTQGVASMKDLLEHFESRTLDEAASIGWDATDM; encoded by the coding sequence ATGGAGGTGGCCGACGTGTCGGTTTATACGCTCGGAATCTGGCTGGTGCATCCCGGACGGGAGAACGATTTCATCCAGGCCTGGCGGGACCTGGCCCGGAAGACGAGGGAAGATTTCCCTCACGCCAAGGCCGTGCTGATGCACGACCGGGACGTCAGGAACCGGTTCATCAGCACCGGGCCGTGGGAATCCCTTGAGCAGGTGGAGCAGTGGCGGGCGTCCGACGTGTTCACGCAGGGCGTGGCGAGCATGAAAGATCTGCTGGAACATTTCGAGTCGCGCACCCTTGACGAGGCCGCCAGCATCGGGTGGGACGCCACCGATATGTGA
- a CDS encoding DUF6919 domain-containing protein, protein MSEDRFTTERDSFGRLLADREVWRQATTIPAAGELTARWLEGNSQYQPGVFSPGFDDETTAIAGELARLNRNGLFTKESQPGVEVEGLAQRAYVTAFCSPETASALLELSTRTELVTVAHAPGEASSASIPVTVQDGAVVTVLGSSEEPVGEDQLRDWTAEANETLALVLADAWYVEIFDPVWGRNDVLLDAVFEALQAE, encoded by the coding sequence ATGTCAGAGGACAGGTTCACCACCGAACGGGACAGCTTCGGCCGGCTTCTCGCCGACCGCGAGGTCTGGCGGCAGGCCACCACTATTCCGGCGGCCGGCGAACTGACCGCCCGGTGGCTGGAAGGCAACAGCCAGTACCAGCCGGGCGTCTTTTCACCGGGGTTCGACGACGAGACCACGGCCATCGCCGGGGAGCTCGCCCGGCTCAACCGCAACGGCCTGTTCACCAAGGAATCGCAGCCGGGCGTTGAGGTCGAAGGACTCGCGCAGCGGGCGTACGTGACGGCGTTCTGCAGCCCGGAGACGGCGTCGGCGCTGCTGGAGCTGTCCACCCGGACCGAACTCGTGACGGTGGCCCACGCCCCGGGCGAGGCGAGCAGCGCCTCCATTCCCGTGACCGTGCAGGACGGCGCCGTCGTGACCGTGCTCGGAAGCAGCGAGGAACCGGTGGGCGAGGACCAGCTCAGGGACTGGACGGCCGAGGCCAATGAGACCCTGGCCCTCGTTCTGGCCGATGCCTGGTACGTGGAGATCTTCGACCCCGTCTGGGGCCGGAACGACGTCCTGCTGGACGCGGTGTTCGAGGCGCTGCAGGCGGAATAA
- a CDS encoding SRPBCC family protein yields the protein MNLSVSTPRNADQTLHRTTHRTSINAPADLVFGMLRDASHWPYLDGLTVYSERVSGDDATHELRTSVVSNGSLSSSHCWRVFDAASHRAEFQQLDLEPPLRQLVGDWEVSTADGLSVVTLNHGFDVDDEHLTGRINGIIEDYALRELEALRVSCERLSILLQHHTPQGQPATQPAARSEAREA from the coding sequence GTGAACTTGTCAGTGAGCACGCCGCGCAATGCGGACCAGACCTTGCACCGGACCACGCACCGGACCAGCATCAACGCCCCGGCGGACCTGGTCTTCGGCATGCTGCGGGACGCCTCGCACTGGCCGTACCTTGACGGCCTGACGGTCTATTCCGAGCGCGTCAGCGGCGACGACGCCACGCACGAACTCCGGACGTCGGTGGTCTCGAACGGTTCACTGAGTTCAAGCCACTGCTGGCGCGTCTTTGACGCCGCCAGCCACCGCGCGGAATTCCAGCAGCTGGACCTGGAACCGCCGCTCCGGCAGCTCGTCGGCGACTGGGAGGTCAGCACGGCGGACGGCCTCTCGGTGGTCACCCTGAACCACGGGTTCGACGTCGACGACGAGCACCTCACCGGGCGGATCAACGGGATCATCGAGGACTATGCGCTGCGCGAGCTCGAGGCACTCCGGGTCAGCTGCGAACGCCTGTCCATCCTCCTGCAGCACCACACCCCGCAGGGTCAGCCGGCTACCCAGCCCGCAGCCCGCTCCGAGGCCCGGGAGGCCTGA
- a CDS encoding M28 family metallopeptidase, giving the protein MITLRKHILPSVLAVILLSTSACTSETAAGSPSSSPSSKSTKSARSASPSAPASSRPAALQLNPVSPVDARTVLADFKTRGMSSHLEALQRIADANGGNRASGTNGYEESGRYVEEQLRAAGYTPVRQTFSFRGDGRNKKQVQSFNILADTGGSAEHTVVVGAHLDSVPEGPGIDDNGSGIAAVLETARWLKESGIAPANRVRFAFWGGEEDGLYGSQHYVDELSQTEKQQTAANLNVDMVASPNGVRSVHDGDGTDFGHAGPAGSKAIEDIFFQFFKENSLPAETTPFDGGSDYDAFLSAGIPGGGLFTGDEKKKTRAQVQEYGGQAGKHLDPCYHEACDTTSNINQDLLKDMSAALAYGTAAYAMAKTG; this is encoded by the coding sequence ATGATCACTTTACGCAAACACATCCTCCCCTCCGTCCTCGCCGTGATCCTGCTCTCGACGTCGGCCTGCACGTCCGAAACCGCGGCCGGATCCCCGAGCAGCAGCCCCAGCAGCAAATCCACCAAGTCAGCCAGGTCCGCCAGCCCCAGCGCTCCCGCTTCGTCCCGTCCTGCCGCCCTGCAACTGAATCCGGTCAGCCCGGTGGATGCGCGCACGGTGCTGGCGGACTTCAAGACCCGGGGCATGAGCAGCCACCTGGAGGCACTGCAGCGGATCGCCGACGCCAACGGCGGCAACCGCGCCTCCGGCACGAACGGGTACGAGGAATCGGGCCGCTACGTCGAGGAGCAGCTGCGGGCGGCCGGCTACACGCCGGTCCGGCAGACCTTCAGCTTCCGGGGGGACGGCCGGAACAAGAAGCAGGTGCAGTCCTTCAATATCCTCGCCGACACCGGCGGCAGCGCGGAGCACACCGTGGTGGTGGGCGCGCACCTGGACTCCGTGCCGGAGGGCCCGGGCATTGACGACAACGGCAGCGGGATCGCGGCCGTCCTCGAGACCGCGCGGTGGCTGAAGGAATCCGGGATCGCGCCGGCCAACCGGGTCCGGTTCGCGTTCTGGGGCGGGGAGGAAGACGGGCTCTACGGCTCCCAGCATTACGTCGACGAGCTCAGCCAGACCGAGAAACAACAGACCGCGGCGAACCTGAACGTGGACATGGTGGCCTCGCCCAACGGGGTCCGGTCCGTGCATGACGGCGACGGCACGGACTTCGGGCACGCCGGGCCGGCCGGGTCGAAGGCGATCGAGGACATCTTCTTCCAGTTCTTCAAGGAGAACTCGCTGCCGGCGGAGACCACGCCGTTCGACGGCGGCTCCGACTACGACGCGTTCCTCTCGGCGGGCATTCCGGGCGGCGGGCTGTTCACCGGCGATGAGAAGAAGAAGACCCGGGCCCAGGTGCAGGAGTACGGCGGCCAGGCCGGCAAGCATCTCGATCCCTGCTACCACGAGGCCTGCGACACGACCTCGAACATCAACCAGGACCTGCTCAAAGACATGTCCGCGGCCCTGGCCTACGGCACCGCGGCCTACGCCATGGCGAAGACGGGCTGA
- a CDS encoding NAD(P)-dependent alcohol dehydrogenase, with protein MLTVNAYAAPSAAEDLVPTTIERRNVGPHDVLIEVKYAGICHSDIHTVRGDWGPQSYPLVPGHEIAGIVTEVGTAVTKHAVGDRVGVGCMVNSCGECANCAAGEEQYCLAGNTGTYGAVDRDGTITQGGYSTHVVVTEDFVVTIPEGLELDVAAPLLCAGITTYSPLHHWGAGPGKKVAVVGLGGLGHMAVKIAHAMGAEVTVLSQSLKKQEDGLRLGADHYFATSEPATFEQLAGTFDLIINTVSASIDISAYLQLLKLDGALVNVGAPAEPLPVNAFALIGGRRSFAGSMIGGIRETQEMLDFCASHGIGAEIEVIPAAKINDAYERVLASDVRYRFVIDTATLS; from the coding sequence TTGCTTACCGTCAATGCATATGCCGCACCGTCCGCCGCTGAAGACCTCGTCCCCACCACGATCGAACGCCGGAACGTGGGCCCGCACGACGTCCTGATCGAGGTCAAGTACGCCGGGATCTGCCATTCAGACATCCACACCGTCCGCGGCGACTGGGGCCCGCAGTCCTACCCGCTGGTCCCAGGCCACGAGATCGCCGGAATCGTCACCGAGGTCGGCACGGCCGTGACCAAGCACGCCGTCGGAGACCGCGTCGGCGTCGGCTGCATGGTCAACTCGTGCGGCGAATGCGCCAACTGCGCGGCCGGCGAGGAGCAGTACTGCCTGGCCGGCAACACCGGCACCTACGGCGCCGTGGACCGCGACGGCACCATCACCCAGGGCGGCTACTCCACCCACGTCGTGGTGACCGAAGACTTCGTGGTCACCATTCCGGAGGGCCTGGAGCTCGATGTCGCGGCGCCGCTGCTGTGCGCCGGGATCACCACCTACTCCCCGCTGCACCACTGGGGCGCCGGCCCCGGCAAGAAGGTCGCGGTGGTCGGCCTGGGCGGCCTGGGCCACATGGCCGTCAAGATCGCCCACGCCATGGGTGCCGAGGTCACCGTGCTGTCCCAGTCGCTGAAGAAGCAGGAAGACGGCCTGCGCCTCGGCGCGGACCACTACTTCGCCACCAGCGAGCCCGCCACCTTCGAACAGCTCGCCGGGACCTTTGACCTGATCATCAACACGGTCAGCGCCTCGATCGACATCAGCGCCTACCTCCAGCTGCTGAAGCTCGACGGCGCCCTGGTCAACGTCGGCGCCCCCGCAGAACCCCTCCCGGTGAACGCGTTCGCGCTCATCGGCGGCCGCCGCTCCTTCGCCGGCTCCATGATCGGCGGGATCCGCGAAACCCAGGAAATGCTCGACTTCTGCGCCAGCCACGGCATCGGCGCCGAAATCGAGGTCATCCCGGCGGCCAAGATCAACGACGCCTACGAGCGCGTCCTCGCCTCCGACGTCCGGTACCGCTTCGTGATCGACACCGCCACGCTGAGCTAA
- a CDS encoding STAS/SEC14 domain-containing protein gives MMPGQIAAADGKNVLSISAGIIYSVWLPGSVVDVHYAKDAMRAVEQISGGIPMPMLSEMTEVEISAAARYEFAQTAGVLAIAVLGSSTVDRVIAAAMSRHTRYPHEFFTSRDNAVAWLNRFIPGGSGQPEGFEDGISALT, from the coding sequence ATGATGCCAGGACAAATAGCCGCAGCGGATGGGAAGAACGTGCTGAGCATCAGTGCGGGCATCATCTACTCGGTCTGGCTTCCCGGGTCCGTTGTTGACGTCCATTACGCCAAGGACGCCATGCGGGCCGTCGAGCAGATCAGCGGGGGCATTCCGATGCCCATGCTCTCGGAAATGACCGAAGTGGAGATCAGCGCCGCCGCCAGGTACGAGTTTGCGCAGACCGCCGGGGTCTTGGCGATTGCGGTGCTTGGATCCAGCACCGTGGACCGTGTCATTGCCGCGGCCATGAGCCGGCACACCCGGTATCCCCACGAGTTCTTCACGTCCAGGGACAACGCCGTGGCCTGGCTGAACAGGTTCATCCCCGGCGGCAGCGGGCAGCCCGAAGGATTCGAGGACGGCATCTCCGCCCTGACCTGA
- a CDS encoding helix-turn-helix domain-containing protein — protein MKVSNGRPGAPAATAGAVFPAGCPSRVVLDHVTSKWGILILVALDDGEQRWSDLRRRADGISEKMLAQTLKILERDGLVHREAQPSIPPRVDYSLTPRGRELAAYLLPLFGWVVENADEILAGQG, from the coding sequence ATGAAAGTAAGTAATGGGCGCCCGGGCGCCCCGGCCGCGACGGCCGGCGCCGTATTTCCGGCCGGATGCCCCAGCCGGGTGGTGCTGGACCACGTCACGAGCAAGTGGGGGATCCTGATCCTGGTTGCCCTCGACGACGGCGAGCAGCGCTGGAGTGATCTCCGGCGCCGGGCCGACGGCATCAGCGAAAAGATGCTGGCCCAGACCCTCAAGATCCTGGAACGTGACGGCCTGGTCCACCGCGAGGCGCAACCGAGCATCCCGCCGCGCGTGGATTACAGCCTGACGCCGCGGGGACGGGAGCTGGCCGCGTACCTGCTGCCGCTCTTCGGCTGGGTTGTGGAGAACGCCGACGAGATCCTGGCCGGCCAGGGCTGA
- a CDS encoding anti-sigma factor: MEHLDAELLSLLALGEPAGTDADADHLANCAQCSESLQALQYTVHIATLDPAGIELEEPGGQNWTAIHEALGLSPAVAADPLTRGTMRPATSSDTAAAKPAAGEGTTKQADGPDHVPTPLRPGRKDRHARPGLWVAAAAAGIALGAAVGWAGAGFLGQTGTPAPVPSQSVPASIVLAQTPLTPLPTHTGSGEAQVQQLPDGTRQLAIRLSNDHVSGFQGVWMGSADLTKMVSLGVLSNESGVFTLPSGIDLAQYPIVDISDQPYNGNPAHSADSIARGTLNPGN; the protein is encoded by the coding sequence ATGGAACACCTTGACGCCGAACTACTCAGCCTGTTGGCCCTCGGCGAGCCCGCAGGCACAGATGCCGACGCGGACCATCTCGCCAACTGTGCGCAGTGCAGCGAAAGTCTCCAAGCCCTGCAATACACGGTGCACATAGCCACCCTCGACCCCGCCGGCATAGAACTCGAGGAACCGGGCGGCCAGAACTGGACCGCCATCCATGAAGCCCTGGGGCTCTCCCCGGCCGTCGCGGCGGACCCCCTGACCCGGGGCACCATGCGCCCCGCCACGTCATCGGACACGGCCGCCGCCAAGCCGGCCGCGGGGGAGGGGACCACGAAACAGGCCGACGGGCCGGACCATGTCCCGACTCCACTGCGGCCCGGCCGCAAGGACCGGCATGCCCGTCCGGGACTCTGGGTTGCAGCCGCTGCCGCCGGTATCGCCCTCGGTGCGGCTGTCGGCTGGGCCGGCGCCGGATTCCTGGGACAGACCGGTACCCCTGCCCCCGTCCCCAGCCAGTCGGTCCCCGCGTCCATCGTCTTGGCCCAAACGCCCCTGACCCCGCTGCCCACGCACACGGGCAGCGGAGAAGCGCAGGTGCAACAACTGCCCGATGGGACGCGCCAACTCGCGATCCGGCTGTCCAACGACCACGTCTCCGGATTCCAGGGAGTGTGGATGGGCTCTGCCGACCTCACCAAGATGGTCAGCCTGGGCGTCCTCTCCAATGAATCCGGCGTCTTCACCCTCCCGTCCGGCATCGACCTGGCCCAATACCCCATCGTCGACATCTCGGACCAGCCCTACAACGGCAATCCTGCGCACTCGGCTGACAGCATCGCCCGAGGAACGCTCAATCCGGGAAACTGA
- a CDS encoding ABC transporter substrate-binding protein — protein sequence MSSLAFKSGVTIALAASTLLGLAACSDPGAAAAGGTSLAPSSSSSARQFNLSPQQDRVKVTVDDAAAKLVPDAVKKDGKLTVAVSPFAAPLAVYAIDNKTPVGNEVDIAVALAQSLGLEAEIVPTAWADWPLGVDSGKYEAAISNVTVTEERKLKFDFATYREDKLGFYAKTDSGITKVESAPDVAGKRVIVGSGTNQEAILLRWDEENKKNGLKPVEFQYYDDDSASQLAIQSGRADLTFGPNATAAYKAATDAKTKLVGLVAGGWPLKASIAVTTKKDNGLAAAAQAGLNHLIQDGSYAKILDRWGLSEEAVATSELNPAGLPKK from the coding sequence ATGTCCAGTCTTGCGTTTAAATCAGGCGTCACGATCGCCCTCGCGGCGAGCACGCTCCTGGGTCTCGCGGCCTGCTCCGACCCGGGAGCCGCCGCTGCCGGCGGAACGAGCTTGGCGCCGTCGTCGTCCTCCAGTGCCAGGCAGTTCAACCTCTCGCCGCAGCAGGACCGCGTCAAGGTCACCGTCGACGACGCCGCCGCCAAGCTCGTCCCCGACGCCGTCAAGAAGGACGGCAAACTGACCGTGGCGGTGAGCCCGTTCGCGGCGCCGCTGGCCGTCTACGCCATCGACAACAAGACGCCGGTGGGCAACGAGGTGGATATCGCCGTCGCCCTGGCCCAGTCGCTGGGCCTGGAAGCGGAGATCGTTCCGACCGCCTGGGCTGACTGGCCGCTCGGCGTCGACTCCGGCAAGTACGAGGCCGCCATCTCCAACGTCACGGTCACGGAGGAGCGCAAGCTCAAGTTCGACTTCGCGACCTACCGTGAGGACAAGCTGGGCTTCTACGCCAAGACTGACAGCGGCATCACCAAGGTGGAGTCGGCGCCCGACGTCGCCGGCAAACGCGTCATTGTCGGCTCCGGCACGAACCAGGAGGCCATCCTGCTGCGCTGGGACGAGGAGAACAAGAAGAACGGCCTCAAGCCGGTGGAGTTCCAGTATTACGACGACGACTCCGCCTCCCAGCTGGCCATCCAGTCCGGCCGGGCGGACCTGACGTTCGGGCCCAACGCCACGGCGGCCTACAAGGCTGCCACCGACGCCAAGACCAAGCTGGTGGGGCTTGTGGCCGGCGGCTGGCCGCTGAAGGCCAGCATCGCCGTCACCACCAAGAAGGACAACGGCTTGGCCGCCGCCGCCCAGGCCGGACTGAACCACCTGATCCAGGACGGCAGCTACGCGAAGATCCTGGACCGCTGGGGCCTGTCCGAGGAAGCCGTCGCGACGTCGGAACTGAACCCGGCGGGCCTGCCCAAGAAGTAG
- a CDS encoding RNA polymerase sigma factor, whose protein sequence is MESSAAHDWDPSLDHAFAGGDERALAEVYRRLGPLVYTLALRSLGERAAADDVTQEVFIRAWKSRTSFRPEAARLPAWLIGITRNAISDALSVRFRQRRLEEAAIHVVAGPAAGPDEGDVEEVADRLTLDEELEHLGDPQQTIMRLAFYEDLTHDQISSRLNLPLGTVKSHIRRSLMRLRTRLEVEHGTP, encoded by the coding sequence ATGGAGTCTTCCGCCGCGCATGATTGGGACCCCAGCCTCGATCATGCGTTTGCGGGAGGCGATGAACGCGCCCTTGCCGAGGTCTACCGGAGGTTGGGTCCTCTGGTTTACACGCTGGCGCTGAGATCCCTGGGCGAGCGTGCCGCCGCCGACGATGTCACGCAGGAGGTCTTCATCCGGGCCTGGAAATCACGGACCAGTTTTCGTCCCGAGGCGGCGCGGCTGCCGGCTTGGCTGATCGGGATCACACGCAATGCCATCTCCGACGCGTTGTCGGTCCGCTTCCGCCAGCGTCGTCTGGAGGAAGCGGCCATTCACGTCGTTGCAGGTCCCGCCGCCGGCCCGGATGAAGGCGATGTCGAAGAGGTCGCTGACCGCCTGACCCTTGACGAGGAACTGGAGCACCTGGGAGATCCACAACAGACAATAATGCGGCTGGCCTTCTACGAAGACCTGACTCACGACCAGATCTCCTCGCGCCTCAATCTGCCGCTCGGCACCGTCAAAAGCCACATCCGGCGCAGCCTCATGCGATTGCGTACCCGCCTGGAGGTGGAACATGGAACACCTTGA
- a CDS encoding GYD domain-containing protein, whose protein sequence is MSKYLFESNYVGEGIKGLMREGGTKRRDAVVEALKSAGGSLECFYYAFGETDVVGVFDIPDQANAAALSLLINSTGSVSLRLKPLMTPEDLDEAAKKTPSYRAPGQ, encoded by the coding sequence ATGAGCAAATATCTGTTTGAATCAAACTACGTTGGCGAAGGCATCAAGGGCCTCATGCGTGAGGGCGGGACAAAGCGGCGCGATGCGGTGGTCGAAGCTCTCAAATCGGCGGGCGGTTCACTCGAGTGCTTTTACTACGCCTTTGGCGAGACCGACGTCGTGGGGGTCTTCGATATCCCGGATCAGGCCAACGCCGCAGCATTGTCCCTCCTGATCAATTCCACCGGTTCGGTGAGCCTGCGCCTGAAGCCGCTCATGACACCGGAGGACCTCGACGAGGCAGCCAAGAAGACGCCCTCGTACCGCGCCCCGGGACAGTAA
- a CDS encoding NtaA/DmoA family FMN-dependent monooxygenase (This protein belongs to a clade of FMN-dependent monooxygenases, within a broader family of flavin-dependent oxidoreductases, the luciferase-like monooxygenase (LMM) family, some of whose members use coenzyme F420 rather than FMN.) — protein MSHSIHPATEFTPSGQLQLGVFFQGVNSGTVWKAADSGSQTEFESFRRIAQTAERGLFAAFFLGEGLRLREHLGRPHALDVAGRPDAQTALAALAAVTTNVGLVATQNTTYNDPADLAHRLSTLDLLSGGRAAWNIVTTDNAWTGANFRRGGYLDHADRYTHAEAFVETAKRIWDAWDESGAVRRVRHTGKHYSVDVTPRLPRSAQYRPVLFQAGDSPEGRDFAARQADVIFSAHPQLDDALDFRRDIVARTLKAGRGANDVKIMPASEFILAATPQEALEKKAWVRSLQIGPQQAIAYLEQFWGRELQGYDPDGPLPDIDPAVEETSETRGSGFHGAKARQLADQWRAEAKEKGLSIRQFVSARTSRGDSTFTGSYTEVADRLAEYARTGAVDGFNISPWLIPTGLDEIVNHLVPELQERGIYPTEYAGTTLRENLGLAVPVRPAADVTGAESASAAARV, from the coding sequence ATGAGCCACAGCATCCACCCCGCCACCGAGTTCACCCCGTCCGGGCAGCTGCAGCTGGGCGTCTTCTTCCAGGGTGTCAACTCCGGAACCGTCTGGAAGGCGGCCGACTCCGGCTCCCAGACGGAGTTCGAATCTTTCCGGCGCATCGCCCAGACCGCCGAACGCGGCCTCTTCGCGGCTTTCTTCCTCGGCGAAGGCCTGCGGCTGCGCGAGCACCTGGGCCGGCCGCACGCGCTCGACGTCGCCGGCCGGCCCGACGCGCAGACGGCCCTCGCCGCCCTCGCCGCCGTAACCACCAACGTCGGCCTGGTCGCCACCCAGAACACCACGTACAACGACCCTGCGGACCTGGCGCACCGGCTCTCCACGCTGGACCTGCTCTCCGGCGGCCGGGCGGCCTGGAACATCGTCACCACGGACAACGCCTGGACCGGCGCCAACTTCCGCCGTGGCGGCTACCTGGACCACGCCGACCGGTACACCCACGCCGAGGCCTTCGTGGAAACCGCCAAACGGATCTGGGACGCCTGGGACGAAAGCGGTGCGGTCCGCCGCGTGCGTCACACCGGCAAGCACTACTCCGTGGACGTCACGCCGCGGCTGCCGCGCAGCGCCCAGTACCGCCCGGTGCTGTTCCAGGCCGGGGATTCACCCGAGGGCCGGGACTTCGCGGCCCGCCAGGCGGACGTCATTTTCTCCGCCCACCCGCAGCTGGACGACGCCCTGGACTTCCGCCGCGACATCGTGGCGCGCACGCTCAAGGCCGGCCGCGGGGCCAACGACGTGAAGATCATGCCCGCCAGCGAATTCATTCTCGCTGCCACCCCGCAGGAAGCCCTCGAGAAGAAAGCCTGGGTCCGCAGCCTGCAGATCGGCCCGCAACAGGCCATCGCCTACCTCGAACAGTTCTGGGGCCGGGAACTGCAGGGCTACGATCCCGACGGCCCGTTGCCGGACATCGACCCCGCGGTGGAGGAAACGTCGGAGACCCGCGGCAGCGGCTTCCACGGCGCCAAGGCCCGCCAGCTCGCCGACCAGTGGCGCGCCGAAGCCAAGGAGAAGGGCCTGTCCATCCGGCAGTTCGTGTCGGCCCGGACCAGCCGGGGCGACTCCACCTTCACCGGTTCCTACACCGAGGTCGCCGACCGGCTGGCAGAATACGCCCGCACCGGCGCTGTTGACGGCTTCAACATCTCGCCGTGGCTCATCCCCACGGGCCTGGACGAGATCGTCAACCACCTCGTCCCGGAACTTCAGGAGCGCGGGATCTACCCGACCGAGTACGCCGGAACCACGCTGCGGGAGAATTTGGGGCTGGCGGTACCGGTGCGTCCGGCGGCGGACGTCACCGGCGCTGAGTCTGCCTCCGCGGCGGCGCGGGTCTGA